Proteins from a single region of Primulina tabacum isolate GXHZ01 chromosome 5, ASM2559414v2, whole genome shotgun sequence:
- the LOC142547370 gene encoding uncharacterized protein LOC142547370, with translation MGKVAGTAAATAELKLKKRKKKGRPPKASYLPSTPTKPINHVATPSRDRRSARRSQSLDNLNEFADEDEDERKEKKVKLVVRLPESNEDDIDQKQQNNRRRPRDYVSGSGSDFDPNSDDQEGTDKKRKINTVDRGSNHADSMQEKKVSTVTETLHGSPMDSCPTTPLPDRTMLVFILDRLQKKDIYRVFSEPVDPNELPDYGEIIEHPMDFGTVRNKLDSGAYKNLEELEADVFLICSNAMTYNAPDTIYYRQARSIQELAKRDFENLKHEGDDGELQPKVVRRGRPPSKNQKKPVDTSPVDRVSPDPSSVALLACAEEKIVGSNSYNLRKVPTPQRFRYIADPSNFRSRNGENSSEWLSDWSDFPASILRADMKYGNKQFTVDENRRDTYRQFHPLSSENKLTVLSNAFGDLKQLVPVGMHEPLAYARSLSKYAANLGPVAWIIASKKIESVLPSGMQYGPGWVNEKITPSQPLWPSSEKEKSLSNAASYFNSSKHAPHSTRAVISAVECCASEGKFEAGKPNSQNELVVLGKNASIKTELQTPENPLYQSHRNGFHGMFGYDLSAVTNPKLAMYPTQMVETESRNEPCSTHSSCTNHVILEAAKLTENRNTSAVVSQTAQGIIRQTVSIPPDLTVKVAVGSPNSSLQINSPRQPDLALQL, from the exons ATGGGCAAGGTAGCTGGAACCGCCGCAGCCACGGCGGAGCTGAAGCTaaagaagaggaagaagaaaGGACGCCCTCCTAAAGCTTCTTATCTCCCTTCTACCCCTACGAAACCAATTAATCATGTTGCCACTCCATCCAGAGACCGCCGATCCGCTCGCCGGAGCCAAAGTTTGGACAATTTGAATGAATTCGCTGACGAGGATGAAGACGAGAGGAAGGAGAAGAAAGTCAAGCTGGTTGTTCGTTTGCCTGAATCCAATGAGGATGACATTGATCAGAAGCAACAGAATAACAGGCGCCGTCCGCGAGATTATGTTTCGGGTTCTGGGTCGGATTTCGACCCGAATTCTGATGATCAGGAGGGGACGGATAAGAAACGAAAGATTAATACCGTGGATCGTGGATCTAACCATGCCGATTCCATGCAG GAAAAAAAGGTTTCGACAGTGACAGAAACTCTACATG GTTCACCAATGGATTCTTGTCCCACAACACCTTTGCCAGATAGAACAATGTTGGTCTTCATTCTTGACAGGCTCCAAAA GAAAGATATTTACCGGGTGTTTTCTGAGCCCGTGGATCCCAATGAG CTTCCTGATTATGGTGAAATAATTGAGCACCCTATGGACTTTGGAACTGTGAGGAACAAACTTGACAGTGGAGCTTATAAGAATTTGGAAGAATTAGAG GCCGATGTATTTCTGATATGTTCGAATGCCATGACGTATAATGCTCCAGACACCATCTATTATCGGCAG GCACGATCTATCCAAGAACTTGCGAAGAGGGACTTTGAAAATCTGAAGCATGAAGGCGATGATGGTGAACTACAGCCCAAAGTAGTGCGGAGAGGAAGGCCACCAAGCAAGAACCAGAAAAAGCCTGTTGATACATCTCCAGTAGATCGTGTTAGTCCTGATCCTTCTTCAGTTGCCCTTCTTGCTTGTGCAGAAGAAAAAATAGTTGGGTCGAACTCTTACAATTTGAGAAAGGTACCGACACCTCAGAGATTTCGATATATCGCAGATCCTTCAAATTTCCGCTCTAGAAATGGTGAAAATAGCTCGGAATGGTTGTCTGATTGGAGTGACTTCCCAG CCTCCATCTTACGGGCTGACATGAAGTACGGTAACAAACAGTTTACAGTGGATGAGAACAGACGTGATACCTACAGGCAATTTCATCCACTGTCTTCGGAAAATAAACTGACTGTTTTGTCGAACGCCTTTGGAGATTTGAAGCAGTTGGTGCCG GTGGGCATGCACGAACCACTTGCTTATGCAAGAAGCCTGTCTAAGTATGCTGCAAATCTTGGGCCTGTGGCCTGGATAATCGCATCAAAGAAAATAGAATCTGTCTTACCTTCTGGGATGCAATATGGTCCTGGTTGGGTTAATGAGAAGATAACTCCTTCACAACCACTGTGGCCTTCATCCGAGAAGGAAAAATCATTGAGTAATGCAGCCAGTTATTTCAACTCTAGTAAACATGCGCCACACTCAACTCGTGCAGTAATTTCGGCTGTTGAATGCTGTGCTTCTGAAGGAAAGTTTGAAGCGGGGAAACCAAACAGCCAGAACGAGCTAGTTGTGCTGGGTAAAAACGCTTCTATAAAAACAGAGTTGCAGACTCCCGAAAACCCTTTGTACCAATCTCACAGAAATGGCTTCCATGGAATGTTCGGATATGATCTATCTGCAGTGACAAATCCAAAACTAGCGATGTATCCTACTCAAATGGTTGAAACAGAGTCAAGAAACGAACCTTGTTCAACTCATTCATCATGTACGAATCATGTCATTTTAGAGGCGGCTAAGTTAACTGAAAATAGGAATACTTCAGCAGTAGTTAGTCAAACGGCACAAGGTATAATCAGACAAACTGTTTCGATTCCACCGGACTTGACCGTGAAAGTTGCAGTAGGTTCGCCTAATTCTAGCTTACAGATTAATTCGCCCCGGCAACCCGATTTGGCATTGCAACTCTGA